One Drosophila santomea strain STO CAGO 1482 chromosome X, Prin_Dsan_1.1, whole genome shotgun sequence DNA segment encodes these proteins:
- the LOC120455190 gene encoding ATP-binding cassette sub-family A member 13 isoform X1 has translation MRVHLNGREVRELLRKDLLVRWRQKGLSLILLAWPVMIFMLLYLIRLKYGSEELEACQYPTRLLPTKNQVVPAAFSYICSIENRCQPAHPYEEYSHWKEAPLHSVIDVVNAFVTDERLHKAVVELAEKANFVSAITTLITSDRLDIIRSNISEIISLVPEIERRMNYSFDIKHLFSNRETFVKLGVLLCGHPFPNTDTIPLVNEILESEDFSQTIDAELDAMPNRRRRRSEDLPTDWRPTKYCKRLYRDVTSTNQGKLTWNTIKPIIQGRILYTPANAAADSVVKFSNATFEELDRLKQLSRAAATILTKLHTNATFQEAFDNLLKLAKSPLVKSLVGDDFDIGEIERVFQYIRTNQLIYDILTTVADLMDCVSADRFEAVESVEELHKRAYELNQNKLFLAALNLEDVGLKQASYRLHMDTDNTQPTFENRNRFWFPGPADSMVIDLKYHRGFVQLKQMVDLGIIKSKREEAGFAPEEEAPESGRSLSGLFSIKQVDNDASDEDDDDFDLSLEGSGGAEQATQKVSASANDQAATTIPPSVNDEGVGVSIEDVGVTTEQTVVGGDPDLLLLNNEDVLKRSKRQGLFDLLGSFGGSGDASKKNKFEVDNMQFYTKQFPYPAFLNDVFKRGLYLAQGVQVAYLLGLVVFVALCVRERIWMRESRNSMLLRSMGLKAHSELVAWALISFMELCVIFALISGVLYSGGILGFTNWFFMMFYCMSFGLCLISFCYMCTNFFNSANIGAVASALLFFISLCPFIIVLMFDAKLSDFENFLVDLSFTTAFAKGWGELMRMELQQEGLTVRHLIQAGPARSECAMALLMFLLDFLLYAVIGLAYQRYKKNNYSFVKVSRSQLDGKLGASLVNVSKLYGSKCAVSNLSLDFARNQVSCLLGRNGAGKSTLIKLLTGQIRQSSGKVQLAGEHQVGVCWQDNILIPTLTAREHLQLYAQIKMPLGGSAGAEEIRSEVAQTLQSLNFGKHESYPSWQLSGGYRRRLCVAIAFIASPSVVILDEPCNGVDAKARKDIWQLIERLRQGRAVIFATHFLDEAKYLSDSLVIMRNGRIIAQHSRDSLQRLCTSNYSIRLRCVDATGLTFVVQKAQQLLPQSQVIPSGAADYPHSLTISASYAEHLTPGAVEFLELLQSQVAAGSISDVELTSSSSLEQEFEQLNKSGEEVEPRRPASDRSGVVAGPAMITDEPPTACKQFRLLMGKRLRHLSRNYRLLLYVLLLPALFELCAMWFVSYRLEDDFDTVLPLSRSLYPQSVQFLSQERATSFSEKLYPQLKTSCDHLGDCRVFNDSEQAYDWVLDSWGEYRERRYGGYGLNGSGATVWYNNKGYHSMVAWLNDLNSELLRTTLNDSESSILTLNEPWKLGYAELSTSSILRQAGDGSMVFILLIAFGLVVASGSVYLVNERVNGEKLQQRLCGVSAVTYWLVAFVWDYLVMVLGLIVCLVVILMFGMPVFVDRQQLVGIIGLSLAFSFACVPSVHVAEKIFSDSSIAIVSIFCANLIVPLVTMGIILILGVVGDGPAWDDWRHALNQAFLVFPLHALGDGFLELCKNYMVALVFRRYDIDSYKHPLASDLLGRHFTALLLVGVAALIINVLIEWHLLRRLWQRVERLLDCTYRRELDKLGQLKLVNIQSIFKSCVASGEAVRAENLWLGYRRGHYAVRQVHFSVQRGECFGLLGKNGAGKSTIFKLLTGQLQPDVGHIYFEQPGISYCPQSNPLDPLLTTTECIRFYGRLRGIRDLDQFLDRVLDTYELRPYKDIQVRNLSGGNRRKLAVAVTCCGCTPTVLMDEPTSDMDPVTRDMVYGTIEQLLLARRAVVLTSHSVSEIEHLCQRVAVLRAGQVIASDTPERLKSEHGGYYAVTCFCGPAQQAILSRSLSQRLPGARDLQHYAHSLRFLVRIRSPGSVGDAPLLSELFATLRDLCVDVARFSLSRCRFETVFERILDSCEANGANGANGVHKDQQQDARKDLPSKSPAVGGSLETGYIHCGYEETRT, from the exons ATGAGGGTGCACCTGAATGGTCGCGAGGTCCGGGAGTTGTTGCGAAAGGATTTGCTGGTGCGATGGCGCCAGAAAGGGCTGAGCCTGATCCTGCTGGCCTGGCCAGTGATGATCTTCATGCTGCTCTACCTGATCCGTCTGAAGTACGGATCGGAGGAGCTGGAGGCCTGCCAGTATCCCACCCGCCTGCTGCCCACCAAGAACCAGGTGGTTCCCGCCGCCTTCTCCTACATCTGCAGCATTGAGAACCGCTGCCAGCCGGCGCATCCCTACGAGGAGTATTCCCATTGGAAGGAGGCGCC ACTGCACTCCGTGATCGATGTGGTCAACGCGTTTGTAACCGACGAACGGCTCCACAAGGCCGTCGTGGAGCTGGCCGAGAAGGCCAATTTTGTGTCGGCCATTACCACATTGATCACCAGTGATCGGCTCGACATCATACGAA GTAACATAAGCGAAATAATTTCTCTGGTGCCCGAAATCGAACGACGGATGAACTACAGCTTCGACATTAAGCATCTGTTTTCGA ATCGCGAGACCTTCGTGAAGCTGGGCGTTCTTTTGTGTGGTCATCCGTTTCCCAATACCGATACTATACCGCTGGTCAACGAAATCCTGGAATCGGAGGACTTTAGCCAGACCATCGATGCGGAGCTCGATGCAATGCCTA accgtcgtcgtcgtcgatcCGAAGACCTTCCCACGGACTGGAGGCCAA CTAAATACTGCAAGCGCCTTTACCGGGATGTGACTTCCACGAACCAGGGCAAACTCACCTGGAACACCATCAAGCCGATTATCCAGGGACGGATCCTATATACCCCTGCCAATGCTGCGGCCGACAGCGTGGTGAAGTTT AGTAATGCCACCTTTGAGGAACTGGATAGGCTGAAGCAACTTAGCCGTGCGGCAGCCACCATTCTCACCAAGCTGCACACAAACGCCACTTTCCAGGAGGCCTTCGATAATCTGCTCAAGTTGGCCAAGTCGCCACTGGTCAAGAGTTTGGTCGGCGATGACTTCGATATTGGGGAAATCGAAAGGGTCTTCCAATACATTCGCACCAACCAACTGATTTATGATATACTTACCACCGTGGCGGATCTAATGGATTGCGTTTCGGCCGATCGCTTTGAGGCTGTGGAAAGTGTGGAGGAACTGCACAAGAGAGCCTACGAACTAAATCAGAACAAGTTGTTTTTGGCCGCCCTTAATCTGGAGGACGTAGGTCTCAAGCAAGCGTCCTACCGCCTGCACATGGACACGGACAACACGCAGCCGACGTTTGAGAATCGGAACAGATTCTGGTTCCCCGGACCCGCCGACAGCATGGTCATTGATCTCAAGTATCATCGTGGCTTCGTTCAGCTCAAACAGATGGTCGATCTGGGAATTATTAAGAGCAAGCGGGAAGAGGCGGGCTTTGCGCCGGAAGAGGAAGCGCCTGAAAGTGGGCGTTCCTTAAGTGGTCTATTCAGTATCAAGCAAGTGGACAACGACGCGTCCGATGAGGACGATGATGACTTCGATCTCAGTCTGGAGGGAAGCGGCGGAGCAGAGCAGGCCACTCAAAAGGTATCAGCATCGGCGAACGATCAGGCGGCAACCACCATTCCGCCTTCAGTCAATGATGAAGGCGTTGGGGTATCCATTGAAGACGTTGGGGTCACCACAGAACAGACAGTCGTAGGTGGTGACCCCGATCTCCTTCTGCTCAACAATGAAGATGTGCTGAAGCGCTCGAAACGGCAGGGTCTGTTCGATTTACTAGGAAGCTTCGGTGGATCTGGGGATGCaagtaaaaaaaacaaattcgaAGTGGACAACATGCAGTTCTACACAAAGCAATTTCCCTATCCCGCCTTTCTTAACGATGT CTTTAAACGCGGCTTGTACTTGGCCCAAGGCGTCCAGGTGGCTTATCTACTCGGCCTGGTTGTATTCGTGGCTCTTTGTGTGAGGGAACGCATCTGGATGCGGGAGAGTCGTAATAGCATG TTGCTGCGATCAATGGGTCTGAAGGCGCACTCCGAGCTGGTTGCCTGGGCTCTGATCAGTTTTATGGAGCTCTGTGTGATCTTTGCGCTGATCAGCGGGGTGCTATATAGTGGTGGTATTTTGGGCTTTACCAACTGGTTTTTCATGATGTTCTACTGCATGAGCTTTGGTCTCTGCCTGATTTCGTTTTG TTATATGTGTACGAACTTTTTCAATTCGGCAAACATTGGTGCCGTGGCCTCCGCCCTTTTATTCTTCATTAGCCTTTGTCCGTTTATCATTGTGCTGATGTTCGATGCCAAGTTGAGCGATTTCGAGAACTTCCTGGTGGACCTCTCGTTCACCACGGCCTTTGCCAAGGGCTGGGGTGAGCTGATGCGCatggagctgcagcaggaggGATTGACAGTGCGTCACCTCATCCAGGCGGGTCCTGCGAGAAGCGAGTGCGCCATGGCGCTGCTCATGTTCCTCCTTGATTTTCTGCTTTATGCTGTTATTGGACTGGCCTACCAGCGCTACAAGAAAA ATAACTACAGCTTTGTGAAGGTCAGTCGCTCGCAATTGGACGGCAAACTGGGCGCCTCTTTGGTTAATGTTAGCAAACTGTATGGCAGCAAGTGCGCTGTTTCCAACTTAAGCCTTGACTTTGCGCGCAACCAGGTGAGCTGTCTTCTGGGCCGGAATGGCGCTGGAAAGAGCACGCTAATCAAGTTGCTCACCGGACAAATCCGGCAGAGCAGTGGCAAGGTCCAGTTGGCCGGGGAGCACCAAGTGGGTGTCTGCTGGCAGGATAATATCCTAATCCCAACGCTTACAGCTCGGGAGCACCTGCAGCTGTATGCACAGATCAAGATGCCACTAGGTGGGAGTGCTGGTGCCGAGGAGATCCGCTCGGAGGTTGCCCAGACCCTGCAGAGCCTAAACTTTGGTAAGCACGAGTCGTATCCCTCGTGGCAGCTCTCCGGTGGCTACAGACGACGCCTCTGCGTGGCCATAGCCTTCATTGCTTCGCCCAGTGTGGTCATCTTGGATGAACCCTGCAATGGGGTGGATGCCAAGGCCAGAAAGGACATTTGGCAGCTGATTGAGCGACTGCGTCAAGGGAGAGCAGTCATCTTCGCCACCCATTTCCTGGACGAGGCCAAGTACCTCAGTGACTCACTGGTGATAATGCGGAAT GGTCGCATTATTGCCCAGCACAGTCGAGACTCGCTGCAACGTTTGTGTACCTCAAACTATAGCATTCGGCTGCGTTGTGTCGATGCAACCGGGTTAACCTTCGTTGTTCAGAAGGCACAGCAGCTTCTTCCCCAGAGTCAGGTGATCCCTTCAGGAGCCGCAGATTACCCACACAGCCTGACCATCAGTGCCAGCTATGCGGAGCATCTAACACCAGGAGCCGTCGAGTTTCTGGAACTGCTGCAGTCCCAAGTGGCAGCTGGCAGCATCAGCGATGTGGAGCTCACGAGCAGCTCAAGTCTGGAGCAGGAGTTCGAGCAGTTGAACAAGAGTGGCGAGGAAGTGGAACCCCGACGACCAGCCAGCGATCGCAGTGGAGTGGTTGCAGGCCCTGCCATGATTACAGACGAACCACCAACCGCTTGCAAGCAATTCCGACTGCTCATGGGCAAGCGATTGAGGCATTTGTCCCGCAACTACCGTCTCCTGCTCTATGTCCTCCTGCTCCCTGCTCTTTTCGAACTGTGTGCCATGTGGTTCGTCAGCTATCGACTGGAGGATGACTTCGACACTGTTTTACCCTTGAGCCGATCGCTCTATCCCCAAAGCGTTCAGTTTTTGTCGCAGGAGAGGGCGACCAGCTTCTCCGAGAAACTGTATCCACAGCTAAAAACCTCGTGTGACCATCTGGGTGATTGTAGAGTGTTCAATGATTCTGAACAGGCCTACGATTGGGTCCTGGACTCTTGGGGCGAGTATCGCGAGCGACGGTATGGCGGCTATGGATTAAACGGGTCAGGTGCTACAGTTTGGTATAATAATAAGGGATATCACTCTATGGTGGCCTGGTTGAACGACCTCAACTCGGAGCTACTGCGCACGACCTTAAACGACTCGGAGTCCAGTATCCTCACTCTGAATGAACCCTGGAAACTGGGCTATGCCGAACTGAGTACCAGCTCGATCCTCCGGCAGGCAGGTGACGGATCCATGGTCTTTATCCTGCTGATTGCTTTTGGTTTGGTGGTGGCCTCCGGTTCCGTTTATCTGGTAAACGAGCGTGTCAATGGCGAGAAGCTGCAGCAAAGATTGTGCGGAGTAAGCGCGGTTACCTACTGGCTGGTGGCCTTCGTCTGGGATTATCTGGTGATGGTGCTGGGTCTGATTGTCTGCCTCGTTGTGATCCTGATGTTCGGAATGCCTGTCTTTGTGGACCGCCAGCAGCTTGTGGGCATCATTGGACTGTCGCTGGCCTTTAG CTTCGCCTGTGTTCCATCTGTGCATGTGGCCGAGAAGATCTTCAGCGATTCAAGCATTGCCATTGTGTCGATCTTTTGCGCCAACCTCATCGTCCCGCTGGTCACCATGGGCATCATCCTGATCCTGGGCGTGGTGGGCGATGGTCCAGCGTGGGATGATTGGCGCCACGCCCTCAACCAGGCCTTCCTGGTCTTTCCACTTCATGCTTTGGGAGACGGCTTTCTGGAGTTGTGCAAGAACTATATGGTGGCCCTAGTATTCCGACGCTACGACATCGATTCGTATAAGCATCCCTTGGCCAGTGACCTGCTTGGGCGCCACTTTACCGCCCTCTTgttggtgggcgtggccgccCTGATCATCAACGTTCTAATCGAGTGGCATCTGCTGCGGCGCCTGTGGCAGCGGGTGGAGCGACTGCTGGACTGCACCTACCGCCGCGAGCTGGATAAACTGGGTCAGCTGAAGCTGGTCAACATCCAGAGCATCTTCAAGAGCTGCGTGGCCAGCGGCGAGGCGGTGCGGGCGGAGAACCTCTGGCTGGGCTACCGCCGCGGACACTATGCGGTGCGTCAGGTGCACTTCAGTGTTCAGCGGGGCGAATGCTTCGGGTTGCTGGGCAAGAATGGAGCCGGAAAGTCCACCATTTTCAAGCTGCTCACTGGCCAATTGCAGCCCGACGTGGGACACATTTACTTCGAGCAG CCCGGCATCTCATACTGCCCGCAGAGCAACCCGCTGGATCCGCTGCTGACGACGACCGAGTGCATCCGCTTCTACGGACGCCTGCGCGGCATTCGCGACCTGGATCAGTTCTTGGACCGCGTGTTGGACACGTACGAACTGCGGCCCTACAAGGACATCCAGGTGCGGAACCTGAGTGGCGGCAACAGGCGCAAGCTCGCGGTGGCCGTGACTTGTTGCGGTTGCACGCCCACCGTCCTGATGGACGAACCAACGAGCGACATGGATCCCGTGACCAGGGACATGGTTTATGGCACCAtcgagcagctgctgctggcccGCAGAGCCGTGGTGCTCACCTCTCACTCCGTTTCGGAGATCGAGCACCTGTGCCAAAGGGTGGCAGTGCTCCGGGCGGGACAGGTCATCGCCAGCGATACGCCAGAGCGATTGAAATCGGAACATGGTGGTTACTACGCCGTGACCTGCTTCTGCGGCCCCGCCCAGCAGGCTATTTTATCAAGGAGCTTGAGTCAACGATTGCCGGGTGCGCGGGACTTGCAGCACTACGCCCACAGCTTGCGGTTCCTCGTCAGAATCCGATCGCCTGGAAGCGTGGGCGATGCCCCTCTTCTCTCGGAACTCTTCGCCACCCTTCGCGATCTTTGCGTGGACGTGGCTCGCTTTTCGCTGAGTCGCTGCCGTTTCGAGACTGTTTTCGAGCGAATCCTTGACAGCTGCGAGGCGAATGGCGCCAACGGCGCCAACGGCGTGCACAAGGATCAGCAGCAGGATGCAAGAAAGGATCTGCCCAGTAAATCCCCTGCTGTCGGTGGCTCCCTGGAAACCGGGTATATTCATTGTGGCTACGAGGAGACAAGAACTTAA